A single Corynebacterium stationis DNA region contains:
- the rbsD gene encoding D-ribose pyranase, whose translation MLKRGLLNPQLNEALSHLGHTDALVFADAGLPLPEDVAVVDLSITFGLPSMDDVMRAVMAELVVEGATVASESPAEFVSLVQETGKLADTAVTYISHEELKASLTGAKLIIRTGDTTPFANVIFRCGVPF comes from the coding sequence ATGCTTAAACGCGGTCTTTTAAACCCGCAGCTTAATGAAGCACTCTCCCATCTGGGACACACTGACGCGCTAGTCTTCGCCGATGCTGGTCTGCCCTTGCCAGAAGATGTCGCGGTCGTCGATTTGAGCATCACCTTTGGCCTGCCTTCCATGGACGATGTCATGCGCGCGGTCATGGCGGAGTTAGTCGTGGAGGGTGCTACGGTGGCATCGGAAAGCCCTGCGGAGTTTGTCTCTTTGGTGCAAGAAACCGGCAAGCTGGCTGATACCGCGGTGACCTATATCAGCCATGAAGAGCTCAAAGCATCGCTTACAGGTGCCAAGCTGATCATTCGCACCGGCGATACCACGCCTTTTGCCA